From Syngnathus typhle isolate RoL2023-S1 ecotype Sweden linkage group LG5, RoL_Styp_1.0, whole genome shotgun sequence:
TCAGACCGGGAACACCTAAAGGCCGCACACAAAGAAAGACGTGAAGTCAGTGGCGTGATGAGCAtttctccgtccgtccgtccgtccgtccgtccgtctcgtGACCTGCAGCAGTGACAATGATGTCTGCCAGGCTGCTCAGCTCCTTGAGCCGCTCTTTGGGCGTACATCTGTGAGCGATGGTCACTGTGGCGTCCCCTGAAATGAAAGCAATCCAATCAAAGACGTCACGTATCGCTACGGTGCTTCATTCCACCAGGACTTCACTCACTTTAGTATGTATGTGCAAATGGCACACTTGCTCAAATAATATTCGACACGGTGACTTGGAGCTTTCGGATACTTTTTCTTTCAATACGTTTCGGAATGCCAGGAGTTTGCCCGAATGCCGAGAATTTGCCCGAATGACATATCCTCAGTTCATTTGGACGACTACCGCGCGCGCATATTCCTACGCGGCGCATCCGAGGCAAGCCGGGGAATCGGAAGCAGCGCCGGGCGGCAGCGGGGAAAGTGAAGGAGTAGTCTGATCCGCAAACACTGCTTTCATTCTTCTCAAAGCACCGCTCCATCCTCAAGTACACAAAAGCGTTGACACCATTGGcacaataatcttttttttgcatgccctTCAGTCATAGCTGAGCTGAGGTGAGATGTAACAGGGAGATTAGGCCTGCAGCCATCTCAAGGAGCGTTCCGAGGGAATGTGGCGGAAGGAAAGGCAAGTCGGAGCGTGTCGCCAGCATCACATGGCAGGCATACCTGCGCCTGTGCCGCCCGCCGGTGAGTGGTACAAATGAAATAAGCAACTCTTGGAGTAGATCATATGTAGGTAGTCCTGCGCAAATGGATTGGACCGGCCAAGCAACCGCATGCTTTTTTTGGCTTGGATGTGACGTAGCACATCGTCAAGTTCGGAAAAGTCCAAGTATGTGTCTATATGGTGGCTACTCAAAAGCTAATTGCTGTAAATGCCACAGCAAATGCCTTTGGAACTTCCTGCAACCTTATAAGGTGGCCTGATCCGTTGGAGTCCCCCCCCTCACGCAAGAGCTCAAGCTCAAGCACAAGCGTAAGCACTCCCTGGTGTTCCTTTCCGGTAAACATCTGCCGGCGGCAGTGCGAGTGGAAGGGTACACTTATGAAATAAGTCCAATGTTGAAATATGAAACTTAATGTGCATGATTAATTGTGGTGAGCGTTTAATATTCTTCACTTTCAATAtgttcatttcttttcttttttttttcatgggctGAAGATCTGCTTGGTAAAAAAATGGCTTAAGGTACTTTTAGATTGACAGATATTATCTTTCAACCAGCGCTGCCCGAAAACCCATTGCCGTGCTAGCTGCGTGTCATTTGGGCTGAATCTTCAGTCCGGGGAGTATTTGGGCAAATATCTGACATCGGGCTGCGAGGGGAATCGAGCTTCTGTTTTCCAATTCCGTAGCCACTAACTAACTTAGAAAAGGACATAAAAGTCATAAAAAAACAGAATTGCAATGACAATGCAACGACATTATTTCCCAAAATGGTTCAACATTGACTGCTATGTTGCGACTAGCTCCAAACTGCAGATGCTCATCGGCTCAGactggtatgtgtgtgtgtgtgtgtgtgtgtgtgtgtgtgtttgtgtgcgtgtttggtgGGCCTTCAAGATTGTTCTGATTTTTATGACCTTGCCGGTGTTGGAGCGTGAAGCTTTTATTGCAATACGCTGGCTGCTTTGCGCAAAGACTATGATCAACAGCAGCACATCAGTGATCATGGCTCATATGCTCCATTCAGCCACTTGTTGTTAATAAGAGTTATGTggctcactcagtcactcagtcacttaGTCACTCAGTCACTGCCTCagtcactgcctcactcaccgCCAGGGCGCTCATGGTTCCGATCGGTATGCAGCAACATGGCGATGGGCATCCCCACATTTTTGGAGCGTCCGGCAACCAGCACATTCTTCCCCACCGTCTCAATACCTGCGCCAGCCGCACATATTCAAGGGGAAATAGTTGAAGGGGAATGAATTATGCCTGGCACCTCAGGGAGAACAACTCCATTTGTCCTAGTCCTTCCTCTCAAGGATAAAAGAGGAGGGAGGGCAAGGGCTATGATAAGCAGCATCCAATGACTGACTGCATGTGCTGACCCATATCTGACACAGATgaagacaaaaagaagaacagTCAAATTCTTCAGATTGGGCTCCTGCTTGACGTTGTCAATGCGCATCACGattcattttcttctctttgtctCGATCAAGGTCACTTGAAAGATGGAGTTCATCCCAACTGACTTTGGTCAGGAGGTCACGGATTTGTCCAAAAACTCACCAAATCTCGTCAACCTCCAAAACACATACTACATCCATACGTAGTGGGCcggccattttgatttgaatgtGCATTTTGGGGCTCATTTGGACTTGTTAGCCTGACCAGGAGCACATGCCGCTGTTATTGTCATACGATACATCTCCAAATGACAACAAATAACAATGGGAAAGCTTTGAGGAttggatgtttgttttttgcaagACTACAGgaaatagaaaatggattgacGTATGATTCAGTGGCCATTGCAGGGTAAACAATTATTATtgggcgccatctagtggactTGCTGTCGTCAATTGAACTATTCCGTTGGAAAGACATTTGGACGCCAGTCGATGATTGTACTTTTCGTATTTCACCCGTCTTCTACAAAAGAAAGCCTTTTCGATACTTTGCTTACCTGCTCTTTTGATGATCTCCCAGACAGCTGCAGGCGTGGCAGGCACCATGGATCTCTGGTCAAGACACAGCTTGCCGATATTCACAATGTGGAAGCCGTCCACGTCTTTCTCTGGAGCAATGGCATTACACACTGCTCTTTCATTGATGTGCTCTAAGTCAAGAGAGACACGAATGACATGATTGTCATCGAAGATGGAGCGGCGTCGCCCAACGACGACAAGAATGACCGGAGGCGTGAGGTCAGAGTGAGCCAGCcggggccagccagccagccggggCCGGCCAGCCTGCCagcgcacggcacggcacgcttGCGCGGGTGTTTACCGGGAAGCGGCAGCTGCACCAACACGCCGCTGACCCGCCAGTCTCGGTTCATCTTGTCTATTAGATCCAGCAGCTCCTCCTGAGAGACGGAGCTCGGTCGCAACACGGTGTCGCTGGAAATACCTAGTGTGCGAAAAGCACGTTCCTTTTCCTTGAGTATTTGTCAGGGTGTCAACAGCTGTGTTACTTTTCATCTTAGTCACAGTGTTTAGAAAGGTGTGACATCTGACCCAAAGTGCTGGCAGCGCGCGTTTTGTTCCGAACGTAAGTCCTGCTGGCCGGGTCATCCCCCACGAAGACCACTCCTAGATGAGGTCTCATGTTACCCTCAGCAACGAGCTCTTCCACGTCACGTTGGATCTCTCTGTGGAGCTGACGAGCCAACGCCGTCCCCGAAATCACCACAGCGGCGTGCCTGCAAATGCATGGTCAAATTTGGCGATTTGGCGGCTACGCACGCTTGCTGACGTCAACGTTTCTTTCTTAAGTGCACTCCACTACAGTCTATTTGCTAAGTTCACTGTATTCAAGTACAATCGTACATTTGCAAAGTAGAAAAACAATGGTTGTGTATTTGGAAGCCATTTGAAGAAGCTCTTTTGGGTAGACTGGGAGCAACGGCACGGGCTGCCATGATAGCAGAATTGTTAAGTCACAACGGCAGGGGCTTTTCTGTTcatgcgtccgtccgtccgtccatccatccatttactgTGTTTGAAAGGGAGAGATGACGACGTTGAGCAATGCAAAGTGACATTGACTGGCTCAGGTTAGCTTGCTGCGGTGACTGCTTTCTTTTTTGCTCCAAAGCTCCGTCTGCAGTGATGGTTCCTTTCGGACAGCGGCTGCTGGGTGGGTGGCATCCATGCGGCCACACTAGCTGCCTTCTCTCATTTGTCGTCTTTTCTTCATGACCTTCTCATACACAACGCCAGCAAATACAAATACAGCAGCACCTGCTGTCGAGCCGCATGGCCTTCCcaggtccgtccgtccgtccgtccgtcccccaGCTCCCCTCCCATCATCACCTCCGCTTGAAAGTAACGTCCGTcccgccgtccgtccgtccgtccgtcccccaACTCCCCTCCCATCATCACCTCCGCCCGAAAGCCATGACTCCAGCGGACACTTTGGAGCGCTTTTACCTCGTGGTCGATTGATGCAGGTGCCTCCGTTGACTCTCCCATTTTCTGTGGATCCGCAGCTTGGCCCGACAGGAGCGGTGGGGGTCTGCCAACCTGCTATAAAGTGCCCAGTAGGAGCGGAGCGGGGATACGGAGGCAGCCATGTTTGCGCGCGCGcacgcgagcgagagagagagagagaggctgcGCGTGAGCGTTGTCATAGAGACCGGGAAGCTAACACATGCTAGGTGCTAGCCGACAATGTCGTTCGTATGCAAGCCTAACACATAGAGCTACGACCGAATATAATGATAGGGTATTCAATTATGAAATAAAGAGTAATGTAATCAGGAGTGAATAAAATAAGAGCTCACGATTTCTGTACGCTGTATGTCTTTTTGGTTTGGCAGTGTGACGTCACATTTATTCAAATGTTTGTGCCTTTGGTTTGTAAACGATGTAATGAATGATTCCATGAAGTCATGTGTCACATGAAAACGACTTGTAAAAATGCCCGGTCGCATTTTAACCAACGTCTAACGGTCACACATCCTTTGTAACTTGCTGGACCGATCGCTAGGTTCAAATCAAGAAATCGGTCTTTCCgccgccactagatggcaacaaATATGTTGCCTCCGATCCGAGGAGTGCTCTCCCACCCAAGACGTCATCCCAGGAGCATCAGGTGtctcctccctgcctccctccctccctccctccctccctctcaacGCAATTTTGTCAACACTGTCGGTTCTAATGACCCAGAGGACATTTCGATGTTGCCCTTCATTGCCCAGGAGAACATCAAAGTACGTGGCATTATCTGCACGAGACAATCCAGGAAGATTTATTGATGGCGGCAAAAAGTAACCTTTCCAGTGCACACTTTTTCAAATGACACAAGAGTAGCAGTCAGTCTGTCTTGCACACCTGATGTGAAAATCTGACCGGGTTTCAATTGTTCACCTATATTTCACCTTtattttttggtgttgtttacttgcacgtatattgtgtactatgtcttgtcaccgtgggatagtgggaacgttatttcgatttctttgtgtgtcttggcatgtgaagaagaaatggacaataaagcagactttgacatatTCTGATGAATGAAAGCCACCCATTTACTTGGATCACTTCTCCTCATTAGGGTTAGCAGGTAGCACTGGAGCGGTGTGAATCATGAATAAACTTCACACGcgtgtttttgaaatgtggaaGGAGGCCGGATTTCCTGGAGAAAGCCCCCACGCACCAGTactgggagaacatgcaaatgccACCCAGGTTCAAACCCAGAACCGGTCTGATGTAAGCCCCACGTCTATGCCGACCACAAGTCAGCCACGCTGCACGTTGAGATGCAAAGCAAGTTTTGAGCAATGCCGTGGTCCATGCCGTGGGTTTTGTTTGACGATTGGGCTTGTTTTGATCAAATGTGCATGGTAAACACCACACCCCAAAGGCTTGTCTAGACAAGAGACGGAACAAAGGTTGCTGGCAGCATTTGTCCTTGTTTGCTCGAGTACACCAACGCGACTGCAAAAACATTCGTCTTTCTCTTTGAAGGGAGGGAAGTCATTGCATGAATAGCGACTAGCTGGATAAGCATCATTTCCCGGTTCTTTGACTTCTCCGTTTAGAGTCGCATCAAACGTCAAAGAAAGTTGAGGTTTGCTgaggaaaaaa
This genomic window contains:
- the mthfd2l gene encoding probable bifunctional methylenetetrahydrofolate dehydrogenase/cyclohydrolase 2, whose amino-acid sequence is MTTLTRSLSLSLSLACARANMAASVSPLRSYWALYSRLADPHRSCRAKLRIHRKWESQRRHLHQSTTRHAAVVISGTALARQLHREIQRDVEELVAEGNMRPHLGVVFVGDDPASRTYVRNKTRAASTLGISSDTVLRPSSVSQEELLDLIDKMNRDWRVSGVLVQLPLPEHINERAVCNAIAPEKDVDGFHIVNIGKLCLDQRSMVPATPAAVWEIIKRAGIETVGKNVLVAGRSKNVGMPIAMLLHTDRNHERPGGDATVTIAHRCTPKERLKELSSLADIIVTAAGVPGLITADMVKESAAVIDVGINRSVDPQTGKLRLIGDVDFEGVKEKASYITPVPGGVGPMTVAMLMKNTVTAARNALMH